Sequence from the Granulicella sp. L56 genome:
GGAAACAGCAGAGAGAGATCGCGGCAGGCGTCCCCTGAAGCAGTTGCGCGATGCTGAGCAGCGCGGCAAAGCAGATAACGTACAGAAGGGGAATGCGTTCTGGAAATGGGAGGCGCACTCTTTCTCTTTCTAAACCAGTGTCTGGTTCAACTGCCGGAGGTCAGCGGCGAATTTGGCGCACTTGCATTGGCCCCCCGAAATCTATCCAACCGAGGGCTTAGGAAGATGATACCAGCGGCGGGGAGTGAGCCAACCAGCATGCGCGGAACTTAGCAGTCACTAGGTGCCCCGGAAACGATTAAGACAATCTATGCCAGTTATAGCGAACCAATCTTAGAAGCTTCAATTGGGATGCTTACCTATTATTCGACAAGAGGGACGCTCTTTGATGACTTTGCAGGGATATATCGCATGAGTCGATTTCGGAGGCGCAGCGAGGGCTGCTCGACCACATAGTAGGAAAGTTCGGCGACGATGAGGATTGCGACCCAGTTGCCAGGAAAGGTGCTGATGATCTTCAGGGAAGGGCCGAACACAGACGCGTTCATACTGTGCAGGAACAGCGTCTGCCAGATGTAAATGCTGTAGGACAGAACACCGATATGCATGACAGGGCGACTGTTCAGCACATTGCCGACGGCGGAATGTGGATTGCGAACACACCAGAGCAGGAAGAACGCGATGGCTGTTCCGCAGAGTGTAAAGCCAAAGGGAAACTCCCAATAATTCTGGAAGCGGGCACCGATGCAATCGGAGAGGAAGATAACGGCGGGAGGAATCCACCATATCTTCGTGACGAAGCTGTAGACGCGCTCGAAGAGCGGGGTCCCCTGCAATAAGGCGATGACGCAGCCAAACATGAGCGAGTCCGCACGCATTTGAAACATGCCCCCATGATGCAGGTAAGGAACATGAGAAGCGAAAGAGGCGACACGAATCACCGGGGAGATGACGATGACGACAAGGGCGAACTTCGCAGCAGCCATACGGCCGGCGATGCCGGGACGATGACGCAGGCAGTAATAAAGGATGCAAGGCCAGATGAAGTAGAACTGCTCTTCGATGCTGAGAGTCCAGAAATGCTCCAGCGACCACATGCGCACCGTGAGTGCGTAGTTATGAAAGAAGAAGAGTGCGCTGACGATATCGATTCGAGTGACCGCCAATCGCCCAGCCCAGCCGAGAAGAAGAAGGACGGCCACATAGAGATAGACCGGGGGCAGGATGCGCATGGCGCGTCGAAAGTAGAAGCTGCCCATACTGATGGAGCCGCGCTTCTGTTGCTCATGCAAAAGAAGGCTTGTGATGAGATAGCCGCTGATGACAAAAAAGATAAATACGCCGGTATCACCATTGAAGATGGCAAACCAGATGAGAGAGACATGGTGAGTCATGCCGAATCGCTGGATCGTGTGCAGAGCGATGACGAGAAAGATAGACAGCGCACGCAGACCATCGAGACTGGGAATGCGAGACATCGATGCGGCCCGTGTGGGGAGGGGTTCGACCATAAGAAAGGGTCCTCTATCTGGGGCTAATTATATATAGTGACCCGTTTACGGAAGTGCTTTGACTTGATAGGGATGCAGGTCATGCTTCGAGCAGCTAACGGCTGAGCCGAGCGAATGGAACGATTCGCACGATAGACCCCTTTGTTGAAATTAGTCACGCAAACCGATGCAGCTCATAGCTCCTGCTGGTTCTTCTGGGTTTCCTTCCAGGTTCACGTTGTCGAGCTTGCGTGGGCTTCTACTTCGATTTCGGCTGGCGTGCCTACAGCGGAGTCAACTCTTCTTGGAAACAGCCGATCTCGCAGCTTCAAGGCTGGAAATTCGACGACTTTAGTAAAGAAGATGCCGACCAGCGCTCCCAGCAGGGTTGGAGCAATCGCCACCCAGACCGGTGCCAGCCATCGCGGCAGGTGTGGTGACACCTGAACGAGGGGAGCAATCACGGCAACGTGCCAGAGATAGATTCCATACGAATACAGTCCAATCCACGCAACCAGACGATAGAGCGCAGACCGCCGGCGTCCTTCCCGATGCCGGTACAGCAGCATTAAGAGGGCAACGCCTAATGCGTTGGCACAGTCGAAGCTGAGCGAAGCCGCCCATCGCGTTTGCAGATTCAGCCGGAAGAAAGCAAACACCAATGCAAGAACAAGAAACCAGATCCATCTGCGATTCTGCCACCGCCTGAATGTCTCCGGGGCATAGTGATAAAGAATGGCAAGCAATACACCTTCCAGGATTCCATCAATCCTGGTATGGGTGGCTGTGACCGTATCGAAACCGTACACCGTCAGCATCATTCGCAGGAAAATGACAGTACCTGTCACTCCTGCGAGAAAGAGGAAGAGATTTCTCATCCGCGTTGCACGCCAGGCAGCGATGGCTAGGCACAATACCAGCAGCAGGTAAGCGTGCTCTTCTACACCCAGACTCCATGTGTGAGCGACACCCCCCACATAGTTTTGGATATTTAACAGATTGCCCCACATCTGGTGGAAGGTGCGGTGGCCTGTCAACAGGATCAAGCCTATAAAAAGATAATATTGTGGCCAGATTTTAAAGCCGCGGCGAATCAGAAAGCGCTTGCTGTCAATCCGGCCATACAGCATCCATTCCTTTACCAGCAGACCACCCACCAGAAAACCGCTCAGGATGAAGAAGACGTCCACGCCCGCCCACCCAAAATGACTAAACCCCAATACTCTGAAAGGATAAAACAGAATGGCCCGCGGGGAATGGTAATCGATCACCATTAAGATGGCGATGCCGCGCAAAAAATCCAGTTCTATCTCGCGCTTTGATGGCTTTTGATGACTGACTTTTGGGGTCACTGTACAAGTATAGATGACTGGGTTCGCCGGCCTTCTTTTGAATCATTCCAATAAAACTCTCTAATAATCTGAAAAAACTTTTTAATGAACCTGTAATCAAACGTGTCATCCTTCGCCGCAGGCGGAGGACCTGCTTGTGCGGTTGTCTGCTTTTGCCGCTGAGACGCAGCGATAAGGCAATCAGCAGGAAGATCACTCGATCTCTTTTGGAAGTTAAGGGTTGTCAGAGATGATCCTCTAGCTTCCGATTGCACGGAAGTGCTTTGACTTGATAGGGATGCAGGTCTATTCTTCGAGCAACTGGGACACATCCGGCAGAAATCTGGGGTTCCAGTAAGGCTAACGGCTGAGCGGAGCGAATGGAAAGATTCTGCGACGAGCTGCGATGGGCGCGTGAGCAGCGCAAGATCTCGATTGAAGCGATCTGCGAGGAGACCAAGGTCTCGCCGCGGCACCTGCGCGCGTTAGAAGCGGGAGAGTACAACGAGTTGCCCGGCGGAGTCTTTCGCAAGGGCATCGTGCGCAGTTATCTTGCTGCGCTGGGGCTAGAAGAGTCATCGTGGCTCGACCGGTTCGAAGCAAGTCTGCGCGAGAGCGGCGCGCAGGATGCCGAGGTCGAAGACTGGTCTGAATTCGCCGAGAATGTGCGCAGGAACAGAGGCGCCAGCGAGTCAGGAACGAAGCTGCAGTGGATGGGCGTGGCAATGATGATGGTTGCGCTGCTCGCTCTGGCATGGTCCGTGTGGAAGTTCGTTCTGCACGGGCGATTGCCTTAGAATCTGTCAAAAACTCATTAACCACGCGATCTGTCATCAAATTTGTCATCCTTCGCCGCAAGGCGGAGGACCTGCTTTTGCGGTTGCCCCTTGCTTTTGCCTGTTCCTAATCCGTGCCATCGGCGACTATCGGTGTTAAGCCTTCAGTTTTTAAACAGCCTCTTAGAAGCAGGGCAAACCTTCCCATTCGATGCAGAATATCGCCATTGAAGCGAGAATCGGCACGGATAA
This genomic interval carries:
- a CDS encoding acyltransferase yields the protein MVEPLPTRAASMSRIPSLDGLRALSIFLVIALHTIQRFGMTHHVSLIWFAIFNGDTGVFIFFVISGYLITSLLLHEQQKRGSISMGSFYFRRAMRILPPVYLYVAVLLLLGWAGRLAVTRIDIVSALFFFHNYALTVRMWSLEHFWTLSIEEQFYFIWPCILYYCLRHRPGIAGRMAAAKFALVVIVISPVIRVASFASHVPYLHHGGMFQMRADSLMFGCVIALLQGTPLFERVYSFVTKIWWIPPAVIFLSDCIGARFQNYWEFPFGFTLCGTAIAFFLLWCVRNPHSAVGNVLNSRPVMHIGVLSYSIYIWQTLFLHSMNASVFGPSLKIISTFPGNWVAILIVAELSYYVVEQPSLRLRNRLMRYIPAKSSKSVPLVE
- a CDS encoding acyltransferase, producing the protein MTPKVSHQKPSKREIELDFLRGIAILMVIDYHSPRAILFYPFRVLGFSHFGWAGVDVFFILSGFLVGGLLVKEWMLYGRIDSKRFLIRRGFKIWPQYYLFIGLILLTGHRTFHQMWGNLLNIQNYVGGVAHTWSLGVEEHAYLLLVLCLAIAAWRATRMRNLFLFLAGVTGTVIFLRMMLTVYGFDTVTATHTRIDGILEGVLLAILYHYAPETFRRWQNRRWIWFLVLALVFAFFRLNLQTRWAASLSFDCANALGVALLMLLYRHREGRRRSALYRLVAWIGLYSYGIYLWHVAVIAPLVQVSPHLPRWLAPVWVAIAPTLLGALVGIFFTKVVEFPALKLRDRLFPRRVDSAVGTPAEIEVEAHASSTT
- a CDS encoding RodZ family helix-turn-helix domain-containing protein; the encoded protein is MERFCDELRWAREQRKISIEAICEETKVSPRHLRALEAGEYNELPGGVFRKGIVRSYLAALGLEESSWLDRFEASLRESGAQDAEVEDWSEFAENVRRNRGASESGTKLQWMGVAMMMVALLALAWSVWKFVLHGRLP